One part of the Burkholderiales bacterium genome encodes these proteins:
- a CDS encoding FkbM family methyltransferase → MKQSEYKFLKNANTIRRGLVRRARAKELGVSFFRSPSFKTPESILMKGMRVPLLFPEEKGIRFAFIDIFLDDVYGLRNATSEYTSILDVGANVGFFTLYARIRFPNSVIHSYEPNIQLARFLNHQASLAKARVFLEAVGEENGMINLIPGRESLQTRSVLDARGKIPQIAFAEAVRRIGGKADLVKLDCEGAEWSILRDRKAWENVGHLAMEYHLFEPHQRHDEISRMVETAGFQIDFQKKEATGGYLFASNKA, encoded by the coding sequence GTGAAGCAAAGTGAGTATAAGTTCTTAAAAAACGCTAACACCATCAGGAGAGGTCTGGTAAGACGCGCCAGGGCAAAAGAACTCGGCGTCTCCTTCTTCAGGAGTCCGAGTTTTAAAACGCCGGAGTCCATCTTGATGAAAGGAATGCGGGTTCCGCTGTTATTCCCGGAAGAAAAGGGAATCCGGTTTGCTTTCATTGATATTTTCCTGGATGACGTGTATGGGTTAAGGAACGCGACGAGTGAATACACTTCAATCCTGGATGTAGGAGCTAACGTTGGCTTTTTCACTCTTTATGCCAGGATCCGGTTCCCGAATTCCGTCATTCATTCCTATGAACCGAACATACAGCTGGCTCGATTTCTAAATCACCAGGCGTCGTTGGCAAAAGCGCGCGTCTTCCTTGAAGCGGTCGGCGAAGAGAACGGAATGATAAATCTTATCCCGGGCCGTGAGTCGCTCCAAACGAGGTCAGTCCTGGACGCACGAGGCAAAATTCCGCAGATTGCCTTTGCGGAAGCTGTCAGAAGGATCGGCGGCAAGGCGGACCTGGTCAAGCTTGATTGCGAGGGGGCTGAATGGTCCATATTAAGGGATAGAAAAGCCTGGGAGAACGTCGGACACCTGGCTATGGAATACCATTTATTCGAACCGCACCAAAGGCATGACGAGATTTCCAGGATGGTTGAAACAGCAGGATTCCAAATTGATTTTCAAAAGAAGGAAGCTACCGGGGGTTACTTATTCGCGTCTAACAAAGCATGA